The segment TTCATCCATGCGCGTAGTCGATCACCCGACGGATCATTGTAAGGGATGCCGGTCGCATTGACCCGTGTGCCGGGCGCCTGCCCGGCGAGAAGCAGGCGCGCCGTCCGCGAGACGCGCAGGACGGGTCGCGGCTCCTGCGGCAAGCGTTGCGGCTCCGGCAGATCGCGGCAGAAACGGCAGGCCCGGATACGCGCAGCATAAGCCTCGAGATCAGAGCTCGAGACTGAGTCCGTCATTGGCGACGATGAGTCCCGCGGCCTGCATTTCGGGGATTTTAGCAATGGCGGACGGGCCCATATGCGTGATGGCGATGCGCTTGGCGCTGAAGCCCTTGAGCTTGCCCTTGAGCAGCGGCCAGTGCAAATGGTTCGGCACCGGCTCGTCGCCGGACGAGCATTCGCAGAGGAAGAGATCCGCGTCGGCGGCGATATCGTTCAGCGTTTCTGTCCAGGCGGTGTCGCCGGAATAGGCAAAGATATGCTTGCCATCCGAAAGCCGGATGCCGGTCGGCATGCTGCCGGGTGAGTGGATGACGTCGAAGGTCTCCAGCGTCAGGCCCGAAACGGCGATCTTGCGGCCGCCGCCGATCTCTCGCACCTGCCAGGCGTAATTCCACGCGACTGCACTGCTGCCCGGGAAAAACAGATCGAGCATTTCCTGCAAGCGCACTTTCAGCCCTGGAGGGCCGATGAGCAGAAGCGGCCTGCGGCGCTCCGCAACAAATTGTGCGTGCAGGAGCAGCGCCGGAATGCCGCCGAAATGGTCGCCGTGCAAATGGCTCACGACGATCGCATCAATATTGTTAAAATCGAACCCGAGTTTCTGCCAGGCGGTCATCGCGCCGGAACCGAAATCAACCACCACGGTCGTGGTCGCCGCATCAATGCGGATACACGTATGGGCGCGACCGCCGGAGCTGAAGGCATCGCCCGAACCGACGATCGTGACCTTCATGCCGGCAACCGGGGCAAAATCGCGGGAGTTCTCTTCGTTGCCGGCGTCAAGATCAAGCGCGACGGCTGGAATGGAAAGTAACGACATAGGCCCATCCGGGAAACAGGGGGTTGCCGCGACGATACGCACGCACTTCGCACCCTATTCGCACGCAATAACTCAAAGTGAAATCGATCCTTAACTAAAATTTGGAATTCAGGATGTGCGCGAAGGCACAATGAATCTGAGGTTTTGTTCCTGCGGATCGACTCAATCTTAACGTTTGTATGAGCCGGTCGTTAATCTTTCTACAGCACAGTTTAACGTAACGAAAGCTTTCGCGGCGAACTAAAAGTCGACGGGTTTTGCCAAGGATGACAGAAGTCACCGCCGAGATGATCGAGCGCGGTCGC is part of the Methylovirgula ligni genome and harbors:
- a CDS encoding MBL fold metallo-hydrolase, which produces MSLLSIPAVALDLDAGNEENSRDFAPVAGMKVTIVGSGDAFSSGGRAHTCIRIDAATTTVVVDFGSGAMTAWQKLGFDFNNIDAIVVSHLHGDHFGGIPALLLHAQFVAERRRPLLLIGPPGLKVRLQEMLDLFFPGSSAVAWNYAWQVREIGGGRKIAVSGLTLETFDVIHSPGSMPTGIRLSDGKHIFAYSGDTAWTETLNDIAADADLFLCECSSGDEPVPNHLHWPLLKGKLKGFSAKRIAITHMGPSAIAKIPEMQAAGLIVANDGLSLEL